A region of Amblyraja radiata isolate CabotCenter1 chromosome 22, sAmbRad1.1.pri, whole genome shotgun sequence DNA encodes the following proteins:
- the ears2 gene encoding probable glutamate--tRNA ligase, mitochondrial isoform X1: MALGAVCRRWWLFHRRALIPWPTVGSRPGLCGLSSGGEGPGSGVRVRFGPSPTGFLHLGGLRTALYNYIFAKKHRGQFILRIEDTDQSRLVPGATESIEDVLEWAGIPPDESPRHGGSCGPYQQSERLDLYRKAAETLVKRNAAYYCFCTPSRLEILKKEALRMRQTPRYDNRCRHLSAEQIEKRLARGSPYVIRFHLDQGTVTFEDLVYGLSRMEPASVEGDPVILKADGFPTYHLANVVDDHHMKISHVLRGTEWLTSTAKHVMMYSAFGWQPPIFAHLPLLLNTDGSKLSKRQSDLFIQNLSQGGYLPEALLDIVTNCGSGFSGNRTGRTLEELVSEFDLTGITTHSALLDLDKLPEFNRIHLLRRIENSSSRQQLVMELQARVEKVYKEKLLEGEALCTDYVERVLEHRKGHITSLLDLLKPAYSYLWIRPPVPREQMEGLTTEGEKICSMVISLFQNWTEGNGAMEELNSELRTLQAQFTTTKYSVMMKLLRLVLSGQQQGAGVAEMMLSLGPEEVCERLQRVIVH; encoded by the exons ATGGCGCTGGGCGCCGTGTGTCGCCGCTGGTGGCTGTTCCACCGCCGAGCCCTCATCCCCTGGCCCACAGTGGGCAGCAGACCGGGGCTGTGCGGGCTGTCCTCCGGCGGAGAGGGGCCCGGGAGCGGGGTGAGGGTGCGCTTCGGGCCGAGCCCCACAG GTTTCCTCCATCTGGGTGGACTCCGCACAGCTCTGTATAATTACATATTTGCCAAAAAGCACAGAGGCCAGTTTATCCTCCGTATAGAAGACACGGATCAGAGCCGTCTCGTGCCTGGAGCAACGGAAAGCATTGAAGACGTACTGGAGTGGGCAG GGATACCCCCCGATGAAAGCCCTCGTCATGGTGGCTCCTGTGGACCTTACCAGCAATCGGAGCGACTTGATCTGTACCGGAAGGCTGCTGAAACTCTAGTGAAGAGAAATGCAGCATATTATTGCTTCTGCACTCCGTCACGCCTGGAAATATTGAAGAAGGAAGCACTGAGAATGAGGCAGACACCAAG GTATGACAACCGTTGTAGACACCTCTCTGCCGAGCAGATCGAGAAGCGACTGGCACGAGGTTCCCCGTATGTTATCAGATTCCACCTGGACCAGGGTACGGTGACCTTTGAAGATCTGGTGTATGGACTgagcaggatggagccagccagtGTGGAAGGAGACCCCGTCATCCTCAAGGCAGACGGGTTTCCGACCTATCACTTGGCCAACGTGGTTGACGACCATCACATGAAAATCAGCCACGTTCTGCGGGGAACGGAGTGGCTTACTTCCACCGCCAAACATGTGATGATGTACAGTGCCTTTGGCTGGCAGCCGCCAATATTTGCTCACCTTCCTCTCCTCCTGAACACAGATGGCAGCAAACTGTCTAAGCGTCAGAGCGATCTGTTCATTCAGAACCTTTCCCAGGGTGGCTACCTGCCGGAGGCTCTACTTGACATTGTTACCAACTGTGGATCTGGCTTCTCAG GCAATCGTACTGGTCGAACCCTGGAGGAGTTGGTGAGTGAGTTTGACTTGACTGGAATCACAACTCACTCTGCCTTGTTGGACCTTGACAAACTGCCAGAGTTCAACAG AATTCACCTGTTGCGCCGCATCGAGAACAGCAGCTCAAGGCAACAGCTGGTGATGGAGCTGCAAGCACGCGTGGAGAAGGTGTACAAGGAAAAGCTGCTGGAGGGAGAGGCCCTGTGCACGGACTATGTGGAACGGGTGCTGGAACACCGGAAG GGGCACATCACATCTTTGCTGGACCTACTGAAGCCAGCCTACTCTTACCTGTGGATCCGGCCTCCTGTACCCCGAGAGCAGATGGAGGGTCTGACCACAGAGGGAGAAAAGATCTGCAGCATGGTGATAAG CCTGTTTCAAAACTGGACAGAGGGTAATGGGGCGATGGAGGAGCTGAACTCTGAGCTGAGGACATTACAGGCACAGTTCACAACCACCAAATACAGTGTCATGATGAAGCTCCTGCGACTGGTTCTCAGTGGGCAGCAG CAAGGAGCGGGTGTGGCTGAGATGATGCTGTCCTTGGGGCCTGAAGAAGTCTGTGAACGACTGCAACGAGTGATCGTCCATTGA
- the ears2 gene encoding probable glutamate--tRNA ligase, mitochondrial isoform X2, which yields MALGAVCRRWWLFHRRALIPWPTVGSRPGLCGLSSGGEGPGSGVRVRFGPSPTGFLHLGGLRTALYNYIFAKKHRGQFILRIEDTDQSRLVPGATESIEDVLEWAGIPPDESPRHGGSCGPYQQSERLDLYRKAAETLVKRNAAYYCFCTPSRLEILKKEALRMRQTPRYDNRCRHLSAEQIEKRLARGSPYVIRFHLDQGTVTFEDLVYGLSRMEPASVEGDPVILKADGFPTYHLANVVDDHHMKISHVLRGTEWLTSTAKHVMMYSAFGWQPPIFAHLPLLLNTDGSKLSKRQSDLFIQNLSQGGYLPEALLDIVTNCGSGFSGNRTGRTLEELVSEFDLTGITTHSALLDLDKLPEFNRIHLLRRIENSSSRQQLVMELQARVEKVYKEKLLEGEALCTDYVERVLEHRKGHITSLLDLLKPAYSYLWIRPPVPREQMEGLTTEGEKICSMVISKERVWLR from the exons ATGGCGCTGGGCGCCGTGTGTCGCCGCTGGTGGCTGTTCCACCGCCGAGCCCTCATCCCCTGGCCCACAGTGGGCAGCAGACCGGGGCTGTGCGGGCTGTCCTCCGGCGGAGAGGGGCCCGGGAGCGGGGTGAGGGTGCGCTTCGGGCCGAGCCCCACAG GTTTCCTCCATCTGGGTGGACTCCGCACAGCTCTGTATAATTACATATTTGCCAAAAAGCACAGAGGCCAGTTTATCCTCCGTATAGAAGACACGGATCAGAGCCGTCTCGTGCCTGGAGCAACGGAAAGCATTGAAGACGTACTGGAGTGGGCAG GGATACCCCCCGATGAAAGCCCTCGTCATGGTGGCTCCTGTGGACCTTACCAGCAATCGGAGCGACTTGATCTGTACCGGAAGGCTGCTGAAACTCTAGTGAAGAGAAATGCAGCATATTATTGCTTCTGCACTCCGTCACGCCTGGAAATATTGAAGAAGGAAGCACTGAGAATGAGGCAGACACCAAG GTATGACAACCGTTGTAGACACCTCTCTGCCGAGCAGATCGAGAAGCGACTGGCACGAGGTTCCCCGTATGTTATCAGATTCCACCTGGACCAGGGTACGGTGACCTTTGAAGATCTGGTGTATGGACTgagcaggatggagccagccagtGTGGAAGGAGACCCCGTCATCCTCAAGGCAGACGGGTTTCCGACCTATCACTTGGCCAACGTGGTTGACGACCATCACATGAAAATCAGCCACGTTCTGCGGGGAACGGAGTGGCTTACTTCCACCGCCAAACATGTGATGATGTACAGTGCCTTTGGCTGGCAGCCGCCAATATTTGCTCACCTTCCTCTCCTCCTGAACACAGATGGCAGCAAACTGTCTAAGCGTCAGAGCGATCTGTTCATTCAGAACCTTTCCCAGGGTGGCTACCTGCCGGAGGCTCTACTTGACATTGTTACCAACTGTGGATCTGGCTTCTCAG GCAATCGTACTGGTCGAACCCTGGAGGAGTTGGTGAGTGAGTTTGACTTGACTGGAATCACAACTCACTCTGCCTTGTTGGACCTTGACAAACTGCCAGAGTTCAACAG AATTCACCTGTTGCGCCGCATCGAGAACAGCAGCTCAAGGCAACAGCTGGTGATGGAGCTGCAAGCACGCGTGGAGAAGGTGTACAAGGAAAAGCTGCTGGAGGGAGAGGCCCTGTGCACGGACTATGTGGAACGGGTGCTGGAACACCGGAAG GGGCACATCACATCTTTGCTGGACCTACTGAAGCCAGCCTACTCTTACCTGTGGATCCGGCCTCCTGTACCCCGAGAGCAGATGGAGGGTCTGACCACAGAGGGAGAAAAGATCTGCAGCATGGTGATAAG CAAGGAGCGGGTGTGGCTGAGATGA